In a genomic window of Physeter macrocephalus isolate SW-GA chromosome 14, ASM283717v5, whole genome shotgun sequence:
- the RCC1L gene encoding RCC1-like G exchanging factor-like protein isoform X2, which yields MHLLPYISIESQIQISSAACGYGFTLLSSKTKDVTKVWGMGLNKDSQLGFHRSRKDKTRGYEYVLEPSPIPLPLDRPQETQVLQVSCGRAHSLVLTDSEGVFSMGNNSYGQCGRKVVENEVYSESHKIHRMQDFDGQVVQVACGQDHSLFLTDKGEVYSCGWGADGQTGLGHYNITSAPTKLAGDLAGVNVVQVATYGDCCLAVSVDGSLFGWGNSEYLQLASVTDSTQVNVPRCLPFSGVGRVKQAASGGTGCAVLNGEGHVFVWGYGILGKGPNLMETALPEMIPPTLFGLTEFNPGVQVSRIRCGLSHFAALTNRGELFVWGKNIRGCLGIGRLEDQYFPWRSPRPNMLRFLDCLPLQQGDDAWGACGCGVRCGSHGDPGQVLHLTLLPGPLEPGLGLRTAWTAQQRQPLGPWMGPERVGALRVVCRAPRQPGAVWLEVPGRGPRSCRGRDEMPLLSAEPPGVCGPGKARMICSSRLLLGNTRRLLVSRLVFGELSPLSRLCLLLGHQPKPLALGFSLEMPVGASPGPCGPTALNSLVTILTAWLRRLEKAPREQERGQILVGRGL from the exons atttcatctGCTGCCTGTGGCTATGGATTCACATTGCTGTCCTCTAAAACCAAGGATGTTACGAAAGTTTGGGGTATGGGGCTCAACAAAGATTCTCAGCTTGGATTTCACAGGAGCCGGAAAGATAAAA CGAGGGGATATGAGTATGTTTTGGAGCCCTCGCCCATCCCACTGCCACTGGACAGACCTCAGGAGACGCAGGTGCTGCAAGTCTCCTGCGGCAGAGCCCACTCTCTCGTTCTGACAGACAGCGAAGGAG TCTTCAGCATGGGGAACAATTCTTACGGGCAGTGTGGAAGAAAAGTGGTCGAAAATGAAGTTTACAG CGAAAGTCACAAAATCCATAGGATGCAGGACTTCGATGGACAGGTGGTCCAG GTCGCCTGCGGTCAGGACCATAGTCTGTTCCTGACGGATAAAGGAGAAGTGTATTCTTGTGGATGGGGCGCGGATGGGCAAACAG GTCTGGGTCACTACAATATCACCAGCGCACCCACCAAGCTGGCTGGAGACCTTGCCGGAGTGAACGTTGTCCAGGTGGCCACCTACGGGGACTGCTGCCTGGCTGTGTCGGTCGATGGCAGCCTCTTCGGGTGGGGGAACTCCGAGTACCTGCAGCTGGCCTCTGTCACGGACTCCACACAG GTGAACGTCCCCCGGTGCTTGCCCTTCTCAGGTGTCGGGCGGGTGAAGCAGGCTGCGAGTGGGGGGACAGGCTGTGCTGTATTAAACG GAGAAGGACATGTTTTCGTCTGGGGCTATGGAATTCTTGGGAAAGGACCAAACCTCATGGAAACTGCCCTTCCAGAAATGATTCCACCCACTCTCTTTGGCTTGACGGAGTTCAACCCAGGAGTCCAGGTTTCCCGCATTCGCTGTGGACTCAGCCACTTCGCCGCCCTCACCA ACAGAGGAGAGCTGTTTGTGTGGGGCAAGAACATCCGAGGGTGCCTGGGAATCGGTCGCCTGGAAGACCAGTACTTCCCATGGAGG TCACCCAGGCCAAATATGCTTCGTTTTCTGGACTGTTTGCCTTTGCAACAAG GTGACGATGCCTGGGGAGCCTGTGGATGTGGCGTGCGGTGTGGATCACATGGTGACCCTGGCCAGGTCCTTCATCTGACCCTCCTCCCCGGCCCGCTCGAGCCAGGCCTCGGCCTCAGGACCGCTTGGACCGCGCAGCAGAGGCAGCCGCTGGGGCCGTGGATGGGGCCCGAGAGGGTCGGGGCCCTCCGTGTGGTGTGCCGCGCTCCCCGGCAGCCCGGAGCGGTGTGGCTGGAGGTGCCGGGACGGGGTCCCCGCTCCTGCCGAGGGCGAGACGAGATGCCGCTGTTATCGGCCGAGCCCCCGGGGGTGTGTGGCCCCGGCAAGGCCAGGATGATCTGCTCATCTCGGCTCCTTCTGGGGAACACACGACGGCTTCTGGTGTCTCGTCTGGTCTTTGGAGAGCTTAGCCCGCTCAGCCGTCTCTGCTTGCTGCTGGGACACCAGCCGAAACCCCTTGCACTGGGGTTCTCCCTGGAAATGCCAGTGGGCGCCAGCCCAGGACCCTGTGGGCCCACAGCTCTCAACAGCCTTGTGACCATTCTTACTGCCTGGCTTAGAAGACTTGAGAAGGCCCCTCGGGAGCAAGAGCGAGGCCAGATTCTTGTGGGCCGAGGGCTCTGA